AGAAAATTCAGGAAATGATTGATCGTGGGAGTATCTTTATCGATACAGAAGGCGGTGAAGTGGGGCAGATCAACGGTCTTGCCGTGTATTCAACCGGTGACCTGATGTTCGGCAAGCCTTCACGTATTACCTGCACTACATCAATGGGCAAGGAGGGCATCATTAACATTGAACGTGATGCCAAGTTGTCCGGTCCAAGCCATAATAAAGGAATGCTCATTTTAAGCGGCTACCTGCGCCAAAACTTTGCACAGGATAAACCGCTCACACTTTCCGCCTCCATTGCGTTTGAACAGTCATATGGTGGTGTGGACGGTGATTCGGCTTCCACAACCGAGTTGTATGCGCTCCTGTCCAGTTTGTCTCAGGTGCCTATCAAACAGGGTATTGCTGTTACAGGTTCTGTTAACCAGAACGGTGAAGTGCAGCCTATTGGCGGCGTAAATGAAAAGGTTGAAGGTTTCTATACTGTTTGTAAGGCAAAAGGACTTACCCGCGATCAGGGCGTTTTGATTCCTGCAGCCAACGTAAAAGACCTTATGCTTAAGCAGGAAGTAGTAGACGCGGTAAACGAAGGCAAGTTCTCAGTCTGGGCGATTAAAGATGTCCGTGAAGGCATTGAGATTTTAACCGGTGTTCCGGCTGGTGAACGAGATGCGGAGGGCAACTACTATAAAGGTTCTGTATACGGCCTTGTTGATACCCGCCTTGCGGCGCTTGCTGAAGGACTTCGCGATTTTCACAAAGGTAAAAAGAACGGTGATGAAGATAACGACGAAGAGTAGAGTTACTCCAGAATAGATGCTGCTTCGAGATTCATAGTATTCTACTTGCCCCTTTTCCTGGCGTAGGTGCTGCCAGTGAAGAGTGTAAAGTGTAAAGTGAAAGGGATGCTATGGATTAAGAAACAGCCTTATAAAAAGATGTTATGCGTAATTGCGTATAACATCTTTTTTTATGTCATAAGTTGCATATATCGTCGTTTTGTAGTTGTAAATATTGGATATTTACAAGTTTGATTGACAAGGAAAAAGTTGGTTGAATAGACAATGTATTTTTTTGTTTTGCAAAGAGTCTTGGAGTTGTGCAATTAGAGATGAGATACACCATATTTTAAGCGTTACTTACCAACCGGATGAATTCGGGCAAATCAAACGGAGCGTGTGAGTTATGGGCAACAATGGCAAGATTGTTGACGAAGTTAACCGTGTGGAAATAGTTTTAACTAAGGCATGCGGGGAACGGATTGAGGTTAATGTAGACAAAGATGGTTTGTTTTACATTGACGTTGAATCCGACAAGAAATGCATGTTGAACTATGCCGAGGCATGGAAAAAGGTGCCCAGCCAACAGAAAGAGTGTCTGAAAATGATGCTTGAGGGGCTGGTGCCTAACCTTAATAGGCTTGTGGAACAATAGAGGCGGTGCAGCTGACAGTGTTTTGCTATACAGTGTCTTTTCTACCTGTCTGGTAGAATGTACTGTCCGGTAGAATGCCAACTATACCGGATGCAGCCGTATAAGCAGTTCCAAAGAGCTTTCCCGGGTGACAGAGGGTACATGCCGAGTTTTATCCTTCTGGTTCGGGCTAGAAAAAAGAGCAGTCTACATATGTAGGCTGCTCTTTTTTTTGGGGTTGTTAAAAATTAGTTTTTTTCTCTGAGCATATCTCGATGGGGTGAGGATTCATCCCAAACACATCCGTACATATGGTTTCCTAGCTCTTTATCCTGATAAATTTCACTTTTGAGCTCATTAAACGGACGCAGACGGCAGGTTGAGCAAAATGTTTCAGGATACGGGCATGAAACGCAAAGCGGAAGATAGTTGCTACACCTCGTTCGTGGTTTTGTTGAAATGCCTATTGTGCAAGTTCCTCTATGATATACACAACAGTTACAATTCTTATTGGTTGTGCGTGCCATTATTCCTCCGAGAACAAATTACCACTTATTACCGTAGCAGGTGTATATGAATTCTCAAGGTGGAAAAAAAGAATATATAGTTGCTCAATCGACTCACATTCTAATTGAACAGGATCTTTTGTTAAATTGATTGTTGATTAAAATAGTATGAAAATTTCATTAGTTGTTAGAAATTCGCCAGTAGGGTATAGGGGGTATTGAGGTTACTTAGCCGACTTTTTTTGTCGGAATTTGTAATGTGAATATATATTTTTTTGTAGGGTATTACCATAAGGAGTTTGCTATGCGGCTATTAACCAATAGTAGATATGGCACGAGATTATTGCTCGATATTGCCACCCATGGTCAGGAAAAACCGGTACTCATGAGAGATTCGTCTGCCCGTCTTGGTATCTCACAGAAGTACCTGGAAAAGATCGCCAGACAGTTACGTGCTGGCGGGTACTTGAAAACTAGAAGAGGTCCGAGTGGAGGACATAGGCTTGCTGTTGATCCGGCCGATATTACCGTGGGTGAAGTCGTTAGGCTGTTAGAAGGAGGAACCGATATAGTAGGTTGCGGACAGGATGCTGCCACATGCTGCGATGCTCCGGGATGTCTTACAAGGCTGCTTTGGAAAGAAGCAAGTAACGCCATGTATTCCCATTTGGATAAGTTCACTTTTGCAGAGCTTGTAAGTTACTCTGAAAAAGGTGTGAAATTTGGCGATTACTGTGTTCGAACTGTACAAAATTCTTGCACTGCACCAATGGATGAAGAACAAAAACGGCTCAACTTATTACGTGAATACTCACTGACTGGGCTCGAGGATTCATTCTAAAAGCGTGAAAGATTCCCTTCGTGTAACCTCCTTGAAATGATGGATAGTTATTAGGAAGGGGGGCTGAAGTAGCGTATTAATGAGGGGCGACTGGCACGACGTACATAAGAGGGGGCTTATAACCAGTGTGTATGTCGTAAGTAATCTGATCTGTATATGTTCCTGTAGTTTATTATCCTGTGTGTACCGCCTTACTGGGGGTTGAGCATGTATTTTTGGCTTTCCCGTTTTCGCAATTCGTTGGCTGTAAAAGTTCTTTTGCTTATTGCGCTAGTACTTATTCTTTGTCTTGGACTGCACTCATGGGGAACCATGCATTTTCTTACGAAGTATACAGCCTCGAAACTTTCTGTTGAAGCTGACAGGCTCAGTAAGACTATTTTGCTTTCGGCTCGCTATGCTATGATGGCAAATGCACGTAATGAGATAGATCAGATTGTTTCTGATATTGCAAAACATCCGGATATCACCTCTGTTAGAATTTATGATAAACAGGGTGTTATCCGGTTTTCTAATATTCGAGGTGAGGTAGGAACGCAGGTTTCTAAGGAGACCCCTTCCTGCTCTGCCTGCCATTCCACAGAACCTCCAAAAACCGGCCTGACACTCGATCAACGTACCAGAACCTTTGCGGTCGACGATACTGAGCTGCTTGGAACCATTACTCCAATAATGAATGACAAGAGCTGTTCGGTTGCTCCGTGCCATGCGCACAACTCCAGCCACACTGTTCTGGGCGAACTGGAGCTTGTCCTGCAAACCGATCAGGAATTTGTGGGACTTTCCGAAGTTCAAAACAAACTTCTTGCTCTTACGGGGCTGATATACATTCTTTCAGTATCGTTGCTTGTTATCGGGTTGCGGCGGTATATCACCACGCCGATCAAAAAGATTATCAATTCTACAAAACGGATAAGTGAAGGCAAACCTTCAGGGCTGGAGGATATGCCTCGTACAGGTGAGCTTGGAAATCTTGTGGATTCTGTTGTGGCTATGGAACAAGCTGTAGCTAAGAAGCAGGCCGAGCTGGATAAAAATCGTCGCGAGTACCAAGACTTATTTGAGCAGGTTCCGTGCAGTATTACAGTTCAAGATGCAGATATGCGTATTCTCAAATACAACAAAGAATTTGCAGAGCGATTTAATCCAAAACCCGGCGCATACTGTTATGAAGCATACAAGGGGCTGTCAGATAAATGCCCGAACTGTCCATTGGATAAAACCTTTGAGACAGGGAGTCCGTATTGTTCAGAAGAAAGCCGTACAAATCCTGATGGAACCAAAGCGCATTGGCTTGTTCACGTTGCTCCAGTGTTTGATGAAAATGGTGAAGTGGTGGCTGCTATGGAGATGGGCATAGATATCTCTGCCCGTAAACGTGCAGAGGAGCGACTCATTAGTTCCGAAGCAAAGTATCATGCTATTTTCAACCATATTCCGAATGCCGTGTTTGTTTTAGATGTGGAAGATTACAACATTATTGATTGTAATGACATGGCAGAACGCAGCTACGGGTATGATACAGAGGAAATGCACGACACTTCGTTTATCCATCTGTTCCCAAAAGAAGAGCAAGACAAGGCGAGGTCATATTTCAGAGCGTTTACTGCCTTAAACCGTGTGCGTCAGAAGCGGAAAGACGGTAGTACATTCTATGTTGATTTTAGGTTGTCTCCGGCTGTGTACAATGATCGTAACGTATTGCTTGTAACCGCAATGGACGTAACAGACAGGCTGGAAGCAGAACAGAAGCTTATTCAAGCTGGTAAAATGGCAACGTTGGGTGAAATGGCAACCGGCGTAGCGCATGAGCTTAATCAGCCTTTAACCGTTATTAAGACTGCAAGCGGATTTATTATGCGTAAGATTAACCGCTCGCAGCCTATTGATTCTGAGATTCTGAAGACCATGGCGGAAGAGATAGACTCTCACGTTGATAGAGCAAGCCAGATTATTGATCATATGCGCGCATTCGGCAGGCAGTCAGACCATGCTCTTGAACGGGTCAATATGAACTCTGTTATTAAGAGCTCCGTGGATATGTTTATTTCACAGCTTACGCTTCGTGGAATTTCCGTGGAAATGAATTTTAAAGAAAAACTGCCGGAGATTCTTGGGGTCGCAAATCGTCTGGAACAAGTTTTTATTAACCTGTTGCTCAACGCACGCGATGCAATTGAAGAGGCATCAGCAGAAGGAAAAACTGAAAAGAAAGTTATTACTCTTCGTACCTATTCAACTCCACGCGCTGTCGTTGCTGTGGTGGAGGACACGGGGGCAGGCGTACCAGCAGGGCTTATCGACAAAATTTTTGAGCCGTTCTTTACAACTAAAAAAGTCGGCAAGGGAACAGGGCTCGGGCTTTCCATCTCCTACGGGCTCATTAAAGATTTTGGTGGAACCATCCGCGTTAAAAACAAAAAAGAGGGCGGTGCGCAATTTACGCTCATGTTCCCTCGTAGCAGTAGTCGCCGGTAGGTGTTGAATGCCTCCGGCAGCGCTTGCCAGCGGGGCTTTAAGAACTTGTTTCACTGTTGCTATCCGTAATCTCTCACTTTTCGAGAACGGCTACCGCTTTGCAAAAGGTTTTTAAAAATCTCCAAAAACTTTTATGGGCGAGGGGAATTTGTTTTTTTAAGGTGTTGGTAGCCGCGAGGGGGTACCTTTTCTGAAATTTTTTTGTGAATAATGTAGTTTTTTCATGATGTTATTAAATGATAAAATGTGTTGCATGAACGACTGATGCAAAGCCGAGATTGACACTACTCTTATAATCGCGGTCAAGGGGGCGTCCCCCTTGCGGGGTGCAGGGGCAGAGCCCTGCCCGCCGGAGGCTTAATAGTGAACTGACCGCTACCGGAGGCATACTTAATGAACATAGCATCTAGATCATCAGTACTGCTGGTAGACGACGAAAAGGGCATTACCGTTGTCCTTGGAGCATATATTACGGACTTGGGATACGTGGTTGATACCGCGCACAGCGGTGAGGAGGCCGTGGAGAAGCTGGAGCAGAAGCCATACGAAGTTGTGGTTACAGATGTTCGTATGCCTGGTATGGATGGTGTGCAGCTGTTGCGGGAAAGCAAAAAGCGTTGGCCGGAAACAGCGGTCATCATCACCACGGGTCATGCAGATATGTCTGTTGCGGTGGACTGTTTGCGCCTTGGCGCGTTAGATTTCATTACAAAGCCGGTGAATGTAGAAATTTTAGAGTTTGCGTTGCGGCGGGCAATCGAGCGCGTAATTATGCGCAGGCAGCTTGTAGAGCACACGTTACACCTTGAATCACTTGTAGAGCAGCGAACTCGTGAGCTGGTTCAGGCAGAGCGCTTTGCCGTTATGGGTGAGACCGTTGCGGGCATGGCTCATGCCATTAAAAATATAGCTGGCGGTCTTGAAGGCGCATTGTTTGTACTGGAAAAAGGGTTGGAGCTTGATCGAAAAGATTATCTGGAACAGGGCTGGGGTATGGTAAAGCGTGATGTGACGCGGGTTCGGGATTTGACCATGAACCTCTTGCAGTTATCACGCCCGTTATCCCTCAAGCCTAAACAAGTCGACCCGAGTGCTCCCATGTGCGAGGTCGCAGAATTGCTCACCGCACGAATGCATGAGGCGGGGGGAAAAATTATCCACTCCTGTGTGCCTCAGAAACCTGCTTTGCTGGACGAACAGGCGGTGCATACATGTTTGATGAATCTTGCCACAAACGCGGTTGAGGCGGTGGAAGAAGCTATTCAATCAGGCCGCAGAGAGTTTGGTGACGGGAAGGTGATCTTGCACACAGAATGTGATTCTCAGCATGTCCGATACTTGGTGGAGGACAACGGACGTGGCCTTTCGTCAGAATTGTTTGAACAGCTTGAAGAAGGACTCGTGACCACCAAAGACAGAGGCTCTGGCTTTGGGCTTATGGCTACCAGAAAAGCAGTTCGCGAAATGGGCGGTGAACTCATTTTGGAAAGTGGTATCGAAGGCGGTGTTCGTGCAATTATTCTGCTGCCGTTTTTTCCGGCTGTGTAGGGCACGATACTTAGAATATTTCGTGGTGTGAACCAGCAAGACCTACCAATAATTAAAAAAAGAGTGGAGATATGTCTCCACTTTTTTTTGTTGCATAAGCGAGAGGTTAATCAATTGAAGGGACGCCACAGGAAGAAAAGAATTCGTATACAGGGGCATAGAACTCAGGGAGTCGAGTTTGGTCTGCGGGATTGCCTTTAGGGATGAATATGACCATGCCTTGGCGTGCTCTTGTGAGTAATACTCGGTACGCATTAAGAAGATACCGGCGTCGTATTTCATCATTAACATTTTGCCATGTTGTTCCACGAAAGGTTCTATATTCCCATTCTTTGTTATGTAATCGTAAGCTCGAATCCCACGCTACGCATGTCCAGTCCAGCTCCAGTCCTTGAATATCAAATTCTGTGGCAACATCTTCAAGAAACATAGAAGAGCGTACATCTTCAGGGCCATTTAGGAACCAGTTTTTAGGGTCGATTTTTGTTTTAACATGTATACCCTCAGGCTTAAGGCGAAGCGCACCGGAATACGCAGTGAGCCCAAATTGCTCTCCGCCTCTTGCGTGAGTTTTGAGCCATTGTTTTGCGTGCTGTAAATGCCTTGTTAAAACTATAGGGTATGTTTTTTGAACTTTCGTAAAAAGTGCGGTTGCTTTTGCTTGGTTGAGGTCTAGTACACTGCCGATGAATTCAGAAAGTAGTTCTGAGCGAAATGAGCGAATAGAGACGGCAAGGTGCAGCTCATCTTTTATCGTGAGCTGATCGGGACGCAATGAGGCGTATAAGTTTTCACCGTTTGTATATTCTCTTCCGGAAAGTGATCCCGATGTATACACATCCCAATGAGGGTACTTATTATTGATGGCTGAAAACCACTCTGGTAAGCCTGCTTCTCCTGTGTTGATCTCCTGTCCTCCACCAATAAGGCAAACAATAGTAGCCCAGTCTTGGTGGCGATCCAGCACACTGATAAGAAACTCTGGCTCAGACATGGTGAAGTCAGAAATACCTTTTTTCCTCGTCATAAACGAGGCTGCTTGCTCGGCAGTCCATGCTCGTTGGGCTTCATCAAAGATGGTTACTTTTTCTATTGGAGCCTCGGTGCTACGCAGGTTGTCGTCCCTGAAGTGATGAATGTTTTGGATAAAAGATTTGACCTTGGAGAGCGCTACTCTTTTAGAAATATTATTAGTAGTGTTTTTGTTTTCTGCTACCTCGTTTCTTGCCAGAGCCTCTTGAAGCACTTCAACTAGAGGACCGTTTCCGGAAAGAAATACCGCATGTTCTCCCTTATCAGCGTTGTTTCGATCATTTGCCAGTGTAAGTCCCGCTAATGTCTTTCCAGCCCCTGGAACCCCAGTGATAAAGCAAATAGATTTTTTTGAGTGTTTTTTTGAATGTTCGATGATTTCAGCAACAGCCGTTGATGTTCGGTTAAGGTTAATTGCACCGGAGTCAGAACGGGAAATCTCTCTTACACTATGCCCTTTGTATAGAGCTTGTGCAGCTTCGATGATGGTTGGTGTTGGTTTGTAGATAGAGTTGCACCACTCGATCGGATTAATATCTCGTTTTCGTTGCGTGTTGCTAATGTTGAGGATCCAGGCTGCAATATTTGATTTGTTGGCTTTTATTGGAAAGCAAACGCCATCTTTATATTGTTCGAGAGAAGCATTGGTTACCGCACTTTCAGTGGCGATAACCATTGGAACAATTGGTAAAGTATGACTTTTCTCATGGAAGTTTTTAAGATCCAGAGCGTAATCGAGTGCTTGAATTACAGAGTGTTGCGTGTGCGTTTTTTCGCCTACTTTAAATTCTAGTACGAAAACAACTCCCGAATGAAGTATAACGACATCTACGCGTTTTCCCATGCGCGGGATAGCGTATTCAAATGCTACATAACTGTCCGGCAACGAAGGGAGTTGTTCTTGCAGAATGTGAATTTGTGCGAGCCATGCATTTTTTTGCAAGTCTTCAAGGGCGAATGGATGGTTCCGTGTTAGCGTACCCAAAATAGTATCAGGAGAAGTCGCTAAGAATTCGCGTTGTGTAGCTGAGTAATAAGCGCGTTGCATTTTGTTATCCGTACGTTGTCATGAATCAGAGTAGATAAGGATTCTTCTATTTTGGCGTGTGGTTGAGATACTTTCTACCAGGGGTGAGGGTGGGCAACAAGTGGATTGTGTAATGGGGTTGTTTGTTATTCATCATAGATTGTTTCAGGATAGTTGTACGTTGTTTTCGTAGCCAAGGTTACTGGTAGCAGGGGGGCGATTGTCGATAACAATGTAAATAAAAATGAGAGTGACTTTGAAATATTTCAGTGAGTGACGATCAGGATGACAGGACAGAATGTGATACATGCGATGCTCAAAATGAGTGCCGCAACATTGAATGCAGAATAAGTGTTGGCAAAGCCTTTGGCGCAATCAAGTGCGTAATTGTCAGCGATGCAGGAAGAACGACTGACAATGCCGCTTGCTCAGCACAACGAGACTGTCCAGCCGGAACTTGTTGATACTGTTAAGTTGTCCGATGAATATCACGCACAGCCGACGAGGCGTTCTTCCGTGGTGATCATGATGCTGGTGGAGTAAATCATGCTATTATTGCAGCACATACAAGCATTATCGGTCATAATGTGGTAGAGTGAATGATATAGCGTAGGGATCTATCAACATTTTTTAAAGAGATACTTTAATTGGGTACGTGAAGTGTAACATGATTGATAGAATTAAAAAGTTTGCTCTAAGTGAACTTGGGGTAAAACGTATTGAATACGTGTTACTAGCTTTTATGGTTGCGGTAGTAGCCTACATTATCCTCATAAATCTTGAGGAGCTTAGATTTTTTTGCGAAGAATTTGTTAAGAAATTATTACCTGTGAGATAATACCTCCTTTGCGCAAAGGGGTGAGTTGCTATTCATCGCAACACAGGGAAGCGCATATCCAGCATAGTTTTCGGATAGTAATCAATGAGATGGATAATTTTTCAGCTGGCTTGGTTTTGACAAGGAACAACTCATCAGGGGGCATTGGAGAATCAGTTCGATATGAAGCCCACAATACAAATGAAGTTTTTTCATAAGCAAGAGCGTTGGCAGCGCAGCTTATTGCTTATTGATTTTAATATATTATACTTTTTAAACATATGACTCCTTTATCGCAAGGGAGTTGTTGGATAAGAGCGGCGTATTCATGCGCCGCTCTTTTTTATTGTTAGAGGGCTTGTGGCATTTAGAACGGTTGAATGGGTAACAACTTTAATTAATTAAAAAATATGCAGCCAGTTACATAAAATTCTCTTAGGTGAATGCTGAGTTGCTTGGATTTGTGAGTGTGGCTTGCCGTGTTTGTATTGTTAGCGTGTTATAAAAATGAGGTGTGACTATAAAATATTTTAGCGAAGTGCCGATTAAGATTTCAGGACAGAATTGATACATGCGAGGTTCATTATGATTACCGCAACATTGAATGCAGAAAGTGTGCTGGCAAAGCCATTGGTGCAGTCAAATGCGCAACTGGCTAATATGCCGGATGAGCGATTGGCAACGCCGCTTGCGCCACACAACGAGGCTGTCCAGCCGGAAATGGTTGATACTGTCGAGTTGTCTGATGAATATCTGGCGCTGATGACAGGCGAAGTTGCCGGTGTGCAGTTTGATGCAAATCAACATGCGGGAGTTATGAGTACTGCCGGAGAAGTTCCCACCTCTGCTGAAGTGAATGAGAGTTACAGCGAAGCACGTTTGAATGCCATGCCAAAATCTCCAACATTGGAGGATGTGAAGGAAGTTATCTTGCGCAAGATGACCCGCGCAGCCGATCAGGCTTTCTTCCAAGGTGTTCAGCATGATGCTGGCGTAACTCATGCCACTATAGCAGCACAGATGGGGGCTGTTACTCCGCAAGCAGCACTTGATGTACAAACGATGCAGAGTGTGCAGTCCATGGCGACTGTACAGCCTGTTCCCCGTACATCCGGGGCTGTGGGATACAAACCCATGAGTTCCCGAGCGGTTGCATCCACTGCGCAATCGAGCATCCGTGTAACAGTTTAGAATGTCGGATAGTGTGTTGTCGGTACATAGATTATTGTGCGTTGAAATGCACTTAAGTGTGCCGCTTGTCCAGACATAATCTACCGTCGTTCTGTTGTCCCTTTATCCAGCGCTCCGCTATGGTGTTAACCTCAGGTTGTACCTTTAGCGGAGCGTTCGTTTTTTGAGGATAAACATGAAGATGTATTGTTGGAGGGGGGAGGCGATGATTTAGAGCCTGTAGATAGCTCGTGCCATTTGTGGAAAAAGTGCTCTTTTTCATGTCTGTTTATATATATAAACAAAGAGTGAAAATGGCACTTTCTTTCTATGGCAGAAGGGTGGGATGGTTTGGGTTGTTTGTTGTGATATAGAATAACTAGGTTTTAATTGGGTAATTTAACAGCATTTGTTTAGCCAATGCTCAATGGAGAGATGCATAT
The sequence above is a segment of the Halodesulfovibrio marinisediminis DSM 17456 genome. Coding sequences within it:
- a CDS encoding hybrid sensor histidine kinase/response regulator, which produces MNIASRSSVLLVDDEKGITVVLGAYITDLGYVVDTAHSGEEAVEKLEQKPYEVVVTDVRMPGMDGVQLLRESKKRWPETAVIITTGHADMSVAVDCLRLGALDFITKPVNVEILEFALRRAIERVIMRRQLVEHTLHLESLVEQRTRELVQAERFAVMGETVAGMAHAIKNIAGGLEGALFVLEKGLELDRKDYLEQGWGMVKRDVTRVRDLTMNLLQLSRPLSLKPKQVDPSAPMCEVAELLTARMHEAGGKIIHSCVPQKPALLDEQAVHTCLMNLATNAVEAVEEAIQSGRREFGDGKVILHTECDSQHVRYLVEDNGRGLSSELFEQLEEGLVTTKDRGSGFGLMATRKAVREMGGELILESGIEGGVRAIILLPFFPAV
- a CDS encoding DUF2075 domain-containing protein, coding for MQRAYYSATQREFLATSPDTILGTLTRNHPFALEDLQKNAWLAQIHILQEQLPSLPDSYVAFEYAIPRMGKRVDVVILHSGVVFVLEFKVGEKTHTQHSVIQALDYALDLKNFHEKSHTLPIVPMVIATESAVTNASLEQYKDGVCFPIKANKSNIAAWILNISNTQRKRDINPIEWCNSIYKPTPTIIEAAQALYKGHSVREISRSDSGAINLNRTSTAVAEIIEHSKKHSKKSICFITGVPGAGKTLAGLTLANDRNNADKGEHAVFLSGNGPLVEVLQEALARNEVAENKNTTNNISKRVALSKVKSFIQNIHHFRDDNLRSTEAPIEKVTIFDEAQRAWTAEQAASFMTRKKGISDFTMSEPEFLISVLDRHQDWATIVCLIGGGQEINTGEAGLPEWFSAINNKYPHWDVYTSGSLSGREYTNGENLYASLRPDQLTIKDELHLAVSIRSFRSELLSEFIGSVLDLNQAKATALFTKVQKTYPIVLTRHLQHAKQWLKTHARGGEQFGLTAYSGALRLKPEGIHVKTKIDPKNWFLNGPEDVRSSMFLEDVATEFDIQGLELDWTCVAWDSSLRLHNKEWEYRTFRGTTWQNVNDEIRRRYLLNAYRVLLTRARQGMVIFIPKGNPADQTRLPEFYAPVYEFFSSCGVPSID
- a CDS encoding PAS domain-containing sensor histidine kinase: MYFWLSRFRNSLAVKVLLLIALVLILCLGLHSWGTMHFLTKYTASKLSVEADRLSKTILLSARYAMMANARNEIDQIVSDIAKHPDITSVRIYDKQGVIRFSNIRGEVGTQVSKETPSCSACHSTEPPKTGLTLDQRTRTFAVDDTELLGTITPIMNDKSCSVAPCHAHNSSHTVLGELELVLQTDQEFVGLSEVQNKLLALTGLIYILSVSLLVIGLRRYITTPIKKIINSTKRISEGKPSGLEDMPRTGELGNLVDSVVAMEQAVAKKQAELDKNRREYQDLFEQVPCSITVQDADMRILKYNKEFAERFNPKPGAYCYEAYKGLSDKCPNCPLDKTFETGSPYCSEESRTNPDGTKAHWLVHVAPVFDENGEVVAAMEMGIDISARKRAEERLISSEAKYHAIFNHIPNAVFVLDVEDYNIIDCNDMAERSYGYDTEEMHDTSFIHLFPKEEQDKARSYFRAFTALNRVRQKRKDGSTFYVDFRLSPAVYNDRNVLLVTAMDVTDRLEAEQKLIQAGKMATLGEMATGVAHELNQPLTVIKTASGFIMRKINRSQPIDSEILKTMAEEIDSHVDRASQIIDHMRAFGRQSDHALERVNMNSVIKSSVDMFISQLTLRGISVEMNFKEKLPEILGVANRLEQVFINLLLNARDAIEEASAEGKTEKKVITLRTYSTPRAVVAVVEDTGAGVPAGLIDKIFEPFFTTKKVGKGTGLGLSISYGLIKDFGGTIRVKNKKEGGAQFTLMFPRSSSRR
- a CDS encoding RrF2 family transcriptional regulator — protein: MRLLTNSRYGTRLLLDIATHGQEKPVLMRDSSARLGISQKYLEKIARQLRAGGYLKTRRGPSGGHRLAVDPADITVGEVVRLLEGGTDIVGCGQDAATCCDAPGCLTRLLWKEASNAMYSHLDKFTFAELVSYSEKGVKFGDYCVRTVQNSCTAPMDEEQKRLNLLREYSLTGLEDSF